AGCCAGCGCGATAGCCAGCGGTTGAGCAGCAGCAGGCTGCCGAAGAGCAACGTCATCACCGCCAGCATCACGCCCATCACCACCTTGAGGACATCCTCGGTTTCGAGCAACGACTTGCGCAGCGTGAGCCAGTGCACCTGACTTCGCACCACCACCGGGAAGGAGATAACACGGAAAGGCACCGGCTCGCGCTCCACGGGGTCGAAGATGACGGTATCGCGCAGGCTCTCGGAGCGGGTGGGGCCGTCGATGGTCAGCTCCTGGGGAAGGGCAATGGTGGGCAGCGCGCCCGTCCGCTGGATGCGCGCGGTGAGGTAGGTGCGCTGCTGCTGGAGCTGCTCGTCCACTTCGTGCGCCAGGGCATGTTGCAGGCCCTCGTACAGCAGGCCGGTGCCCAGCACGAACAGCGTGGCGCTCAGGCCCAGGTAGTAGCGGTTGGTGCGGGTGAGGAGCTTCACGCGGTTTCGAGCTTATAGCCCAGGCCGTAGATGGTGCGAATGTAGTTGTCGGCCCCGTGCTCCTGCAGCTTCTTGCGCAGGTTCTTGAAATGCGAGTAAATGAAGTCGAACGAGTCGGCCATGTCGGCGTCGTCGCCCCAGATGTGCTCGGCAATGGCCTCCTTGGTGAGCACGCGGTTGGGGTTGGCCAGCAGGAACAGCAGCAGGTCGTACTCGCGCCGGGTGAGCGTGAGGGGTTTTTCCTTTACCAATACCAGCGTCTGGTCGGGGAAGATGGTCAGGTCCCGAAATACGATGTGGCGCTGGCCCTGAAACTGCCGCCGCCGGATGATGGACCGCAGCCGCGCGTTCAGCTCGGCCAGGTGAAAGGGCTTGGGCAAATAGTCGTCGGCGCCCAGCTCCAGGCCCTGCACCTTGTCGTCGAGCGAGCCCCGGGCCGAGATGATGAGCACGCCGGCCACCGACTTGTCGGCCTTGAGCGTGCGCACCAGGTTCAGGCCCGAGCCGTCGGGCAGGGTCAGGTCCACCAGCACGCAGTCGTACTGGTAGAGCTTGATTTTTTCGTGCGCCTGCTGGTAGGTTTCGGCCACTTCGCACACGTAGCCCTCGTGCCGCAAAAACTCCAGCAGCGTGCTGCGCAGCGGCGCCTCGTCTTCAACAATCAGAATTTTCACGCTCAGGGAAAGAAAGGTGGCGCGCCCGTTGCCGGCCGCAAGGTCGGCAAGTAGGCCGGGAAATCTGTAAACAATCTGGCGGCAACCTGCCCGCGGGGCCCGGCCCGCCGGGGCCCGCGACGGGGCCATCCAGAATTTACCCAGATTTGAACAGGAGGTTTGCCGGAAACTTCCTTGCCTGACCGCGTGCGCCGATTATCCTGCCTGCTTTCCGTTTTCCTGCTGCTGGCCTTGAAGGCGGCCGTGCCGGCGTGGGCGCAGCAGCCTGCCGCGCCGCCCGTGCTCAATGCGCCACCCATTTACACCCCGTCGGCCGCGCTGACCAGCCCGCGCCGGCTGGCCGACTTTCTGCAAGCGGCCCGCCAAAACAGCCCTCTGTTGCGCGAAAACATCAACCAGGTTGGCCAGAACCGCATCGACAGCCTGGTACGCGCCCGCCAGAACGGCGTGCAGGTAGGCGGCATTGGCTCGGCGCTGTATTACCCGTCCATCACCAACAGCCAGGGCGAGAGTGTGTTGGGCTACGACAACGCCATTTCCAACGGCGGCAACTACGCGGCCATCGCCCAGGCCACCAAGCCCATCCTCAACCGCTTCCAGCTGCAAACCGACTACCAGATTCTGGCCAGCCAGGGCCAGGTGCTGCGCAACACCGGCCGCCTCTCGGCGCTGGACCTGCGCCGCAGCATCACCGACCAGTTCCTGACTGCCTACGCGGCCGAAACCCAGCTCTCCTTCAGTCGCTCGCTGCTGACGCAGCTGCGTGAGCAGGATAAAATGCTGCGCCAGCTGGTGAACGGCGGCATTTTCAAGCAAACGCAGTACCTGAGCTTCTACCTCTCCGTGCGGACCCAGGAAGTGACCGTAGAGCAGGACCGCCTGGCCTACCGCCGCGAGCTGGGCACGTTGCGCGCCCTGGCCGGTGTGGCCGATACGGCCCTGGTGACGCTGGAGGCGCCCACGCCGCCCAGCCACCGCCCGCTGGCCGGCCTGCTGGCCCCCGCCCAACGCCAGTACACCCTCGACAGCCTGCGCCTGCGCCTCGACCGTCAGGCCATTGACGCCACCTATCGGCCCAAGGTCAGCGCCGTGCTCGATGCCGGCCTGCAATCCTCGTCGTACCTGCCCGTGGCCCTGGCCCACAGCGTGGGCATCGGCGGCGGCCTGCAGCTCACGCTGCCCATCTTCGACGGCCACCAGCGCCAGCTGCAATACCAGCGACTCGACCTGAGCGAACAAAGCCGGCGCGGCTACCGGCAGTTTCTCACGGTGCAGCGGCAGCAGCAGTACGAGCAGCTGGAAGGCCTGATTCGGGCCTCCGATGCCTTGCTGGCCCGCATCCGGGAGCAGCTGCGCGTGGCCGACGCGCTGGTGGGGGCCGCCCGGCAGCAGCTGGCTACCGGCGACGTGGCCATCCTCGACTACCTCAACCTGGTGACCAGCTACCGTACCCTGCAATTCAGCCTCACCCAGGCCCAGACCGAGCAGCTCCGCAGCCGCTTTGCGCTGGATTACTTGGCCGAGCAGTAACCTTTGAACGTCATGCAGCGCGCAGCGAAGCATCTCGCGTGCTTAATCAATTAATTACTGCCACAAGCGAGATGCTTCGCTGCGCGCTGCATGACGTTCTTTTCCCTATATGACCTTTCTAAACCGCCTTTTCTTCCTCCTTGCCCTCACCAGCCTCGCGGCCTGCGGGGCCAAAGACCCAGCCGCGGCCGATGAAGCTGCCGCACCCGCCGACGGCGAGGAGGAAGCGGCCGTGAAGCCCCGCGCGCTGGTCACGGTAGGCAGCATTCAAACCGACACCCTCACCGATGTGCTGCGGCTGAGTGCCGTGTCGGCCTACGCGGCCAAGGACGCACTGCGGGCCACCACCACCGGCTACATGCTGGCGCCCACGCCCGTGGTGGGCCAGCAGGTGCGCGCCGGCCAAACGGTGTTCACCATCCAAACCAAGGAGTCGAAAACCCTGCACCTGGATAAGCTCACCGGCGACCCGCGCCTGAAATTCAGCGGCATCATCCCCATCAAGTCGGCCCGCGCGGGCATTCTGGCGACGGTGGATAAGCTGGCCGGCGACTACGTGCAGGACGGCGAGCAGCTCGGCCTCACCTATGATAAAAGCCGCTTCGGCTTCATCCTCGACGTGCCCGTGACCCAGCTGCGCTACGTGCACACCGGCCAGACCTGCCGCATCCTGCTGCCCGATGGACGCGTGCTACCGGGCCGCGTGGCCGAGGTGCTGGCTACGGCCGACGTGAGCATCCAGACCCAACGCTACACCATCCGGCCCACCGGCCCGGTGCCCGACCTGCCCGAAAACCTGGCCGTGCAGGTGGAGCTCGACAAAACAGCCCCGCACCTGGCCCGCACCCTGCCGCGCGGTGCGGTGCTGACCGACGAGACGCAAACCGAGTTCTGGGTGATGAAGCTGCTCAACGACTCCACCGCCGTGAAGGTGCCGGTGACCGTGGGCGCGCAGGAAAAAGACCACATCGAAATCAAGCAGCCGGCTTTCTCTCCGAAGGACCGGATTCTCCTCAGCGGCAACTTCGGCCTCGATGACACGGCTGCTGTGAAAGTTACCCGGCCGGTGGCGGCGGAGAAAGAATAAAACGAGCTTTCGTAGCGAACAAAAAGAACGTCATGCAGAGCGCAGCGAAGCATCTCGCGTGCTACCACTAGTTCTTTAATTGCTGCTGCACGCGAGATGCTTCGCTGCGCTCTGCATGACGCTATGAAAGGAAAAAAACAACCAAATGCCCAACCGCACTTCCCTTTTTCAAGCCTACAAAGCGCCCATTGCGGTGCTGCTGGCCCTGGCGATGGCCCTGGGCACGGTGGCCTACCGGCGCATCACGGTGGCGCTGTTTCCGGAGGTGACGTTTCCGAAGGTGAAGGTGATTGCCGATAACGGGCTGGTACCCGTGGACCGCATGATGGTGACCGTGACAAAGCCTATGGAGGACGCCATGAAGCGCGTGCCGGGCCTGAAATTGCTGCGCTCAACCACCAGCCGCGGCAGCTGCGAAATCTCGGCTTTTCTGGATTGGAACGTTGACGTAGCTAAGAGCCAGAGCCTGATTGAGTCGCGCCTGAACCAGATTCGGGCCGACCTGCCGCCCACCGCCCAAATCTCGGTGGAGCGCATGAACCCGGCCATCCTGCCGGTGATGGGCTACACGCTGGAAGCCCCTGGCAAGTCGGCGCTAGAGCTGCGCAAGCTGGCGCTGTTCACCATCAAGCCGTTTTTGTCACAGGTAGAGGGAGTTTCGTCGGTCCAGATTCAGGGCGGGCGCACCAAGGAGTACCAGGTGCAACTGCTGCCCGACCAACTGGCCGCGTTGGGTTTGGGTCCGGATGACGTGAGCAAGGCCCTCGGTGCCACCAATTTCGTGCAGAGCAACGGTTACCTGAGCGACTACCGCCGCCTCTACCTCACCGTCACGGACGCCACCATCACCCAGAAGGAGGACCTCGAAAACCTGGTGCTGCGCAACGACGGCCGCCGCATCGTGCGCCTGGCCGATGTGGCCACCGTGGGCCTGGGCGAGCAGCAGGAGTACACCCGCATCAACGCCAACGGCCACGACGCCGTGCTCATCTCCATCCTGCGCCAGCCCGACGCCAACGTGGTGCTCGTCTCCGACGGCGTGCGGGCCAAGGTGGCGGCCCTGCGCGCCGGCCTGCCGCGCGGCGTGCGCCTGGCCCCGTACTACGACCAGGCCGATTTCGTGGCCGAGGTCGTTCGCTCGGTGCAGGACGCGCTCTGGATTGGCCTGGCGCTGGCCCTGGTGGTCACGGCGCTGTTCCTGCGTTCCTGGAAGGCTACGCTGACCATTCTCGGGGCCATTCCGGTGGCGCTGGCGCTCACCATCGCGGTGCTGTATTTCGGCCTGGGCTACTCGTTTAATATCATGACGCTGGGGGCCATCGCCGCGGCCATCGGCCTCATGATTGACGACGCCGTGGTGATGGTGGAGCAGCTGCACCGCGTGCGCGAAGACCACCCCGACGAATCGGCTGGCGAGGTGGTGCGGCGCTCGGTGGGCCATTTGCTGCCCGCGCTCGTCGGCTCTTCGCTGAGCACCATCGTGATTTTCCTGCCGTTCGCGCTGCTGGGCGGCGTGGCGGGTGCCTATTTCAAGGTACTGGCCACCACGATGGTGGTGGCGCTGGTGTGCTCGTTTTTGGTGGCTTGGCTGGGGCTGCCCGTTATCTATTTATTGCTGTCGCGCGGGCCCAAGCAGGACAAAGCGGAGGCCCCGGATACCATCGACGTGGACGACGCCAATAATCAGGTAGGTGGCGATGGCAGCGCGGCCCTGCCCAAAGCGGATTCCAACCACCACGAAATTCCTTGGGTGCGGGCCGTCATCCGGCACCCGGCATATAGCGTCATCGGTATCCTCGTTTTGGTAGGCAGCATGGTGCTCATTATCCCGCGCCTAGCCACCGGCTTTCTGCCCGACATGGACGAGGGCGCCATCGTGCTCGACTACCACTCGCCCGCCGGCACCAGCCTGGAAGAAACCGACCGCATGCTACGCCAGGCCGAAAAGCTGATTGTGAAAGTGCCCGAAGTGGCCAGCTACTCGCGACGCACCGGCACGCAGATGGGCTTTTTCATCACCGAACCCAACAGCGGCGACTACCTCATCCGCCTCAAAACCGACCGCCAGCGCAGCACCGAAGACGTTATTGCCGACATCCGTGAGAAAATAGAGGCGACCCAGCCGGCGCTGGAAATCGATTTCGGCCAGGTCATCGGCGACATGCTGGGCGACCTCATGAGCACCGTGCAGCCCATCGAAATCAAGGTGTTCGGCCCCGACGCCACCAAGCGCTACGCCCTGGCCAACCAGGTGACGGCCGTGGTGGAAAAAGTGCAGGGTACCGCCGACGTCTTCAACGGCATCGTGCGCATGGGCCCCAGCGTGGACGTGCGCCCCGACCCACGCCGCCTCGCGCAGTACGGCCTCACCGCCACCGATTTCCAGACCCAGCTGCAAACCCAGCTGGCCGGCACCACGGCCGGCGCGGTGCTCGAAGGCGAGCAGCTGCTCAACATCCGGATGCGCTACCCCGGCGCCGCCCAGGCCAACCTGGCCCAGATGCAGGCCGAGCCCGTGTTCCTGCCCAACGGCCAGCGCCGCCGGCTCGACGAGCTGGCCACCGTGCGCATCACGCCCAGCGAAGCCGAGCTGGAGCGCGAAAACCTGCAAGCCATGACCGCCGTCACGGCCCGCCTCGACAACCGCGACCTGGGCAGCGCCATGGCCGAAATCAAGCAGAAGCTGGAGCGCGACGTGCCGCTCCCGCCCGGCTACTTCATCCAGTACGGCGGCTCGTACGCCGAGCAGCAGCAGTCGTTTCAGGAGCTGCTCACCATTCTGGGCACGGCCTGTCTGCTGGTGTTTGCCGTGGGCCTGTTTCTATTTCGGGACTTGAAAGCGGCGGGCCTGATTCTGCTGGTGGCCGTGCTGGGGCCGGCGGGCGGCAGCTTGGCGCTGTTTCTGACCCATACGCCGCTGAACGTGGGCTCCTACACCGGCCTCATCATGGTGGTGGGCATCATCGGCGAAAACGCCATCTTCACCTTTCAGCAGTTTAACGAGGCCCGCGCCGAAGCGCCCGTGGAGCAGGCCATCGGCTACGCCATCGCGGCCCGCCTGCGCCCCAAGCTGATGACGGCCTTGTCCGCCATTGCCGCGCTGCTGCCGCTGGCGTTGGGCATCGGGGCCGGCGCGCAGCTGCACCAGCCCTTAGCCATCGCCGTTATCGGGGGCTTGCTGCTGGCCCTGCCGCTGCTGCTCGTGGTGCTGCCCAGCCTGCTCCGCCTGGCCTACAAGGGCCAGCCGATGCCGGCCCCGGCGGCTTAGCGCGGTCTACCTGGTGGGGCGCCAACTCAGGCTCACGCCCGAGGCACCGCTGCCAAAGTAGGCCGGCGTCATGCTCACGTCGCGGCCGATGCTTTTACGGCCCCAGCGGTTGCGGTGGCTCAGATAGGCCAGGTGGGCGGAGAGGATGCCGAAGCCGGCGCCGGCCACCACGTCGGACTGCCAGTGCTTGTCGTTTATCATGCGCAGGGCGGCCACGCTCGTGGCAATGGTGTAGGCGCCCACGCCGTACCACTGGCTTTTGTCCCGGAACTCGGTATGCACGATGCTGGCCGCCAGAAACGCCTGCGCCGTGTGGCCCGACGGGAACGAGAGATTGTCTTGCCCGTTGGGGCGGGTTTCGTGTGCCAAGTACTTCACGGCGAAGGTGCTGGCCAGCATGATGGCCTCGCCCTTGGCGATGATGAGCAAGGTGTTGATGCGGTCGTTGCGCGATTCCACGCCGGCTAGGGCCACCGCGCCCAGCTCCAGATAAGGGAGGAAGATGACCGTATTGTCAATCATCGTATTCACCGGCCGGAACTGCCTCTGTGTGAACTCGCGGGCACTGCGGTTGATGCCCGCGTCGCCCTGCGCCGTGATGGCACCGTAGGTGATGAGTACGGCCGGGATGGCTACGGCCTTGAACAACTTGCTCTTGAGGAAGGGCTGTTTGACGGCGGCAGGCATCCCGCCGGGGTTTTCGTACTTGCGCGTGGTGTCGGCAGGGGACGGGGCGACCTGCGCGTAAATCGAAGTGTAGGAGGTTGTCCCAACGGACAAGGCCAGCAGGAGGCGAATAGCAAGCGTTTTCATGAGGTGAAGCGGCAAAATTCTTCAAAATATCCAAGAGCTTGTCAGCCCAAAGAGC
This DNA window, taken from Hymenobacter sp. 5317J-9, encodes the following:
- a CDS encoding efflux RND transporter permease subunit; its protein translation is MPNRTSLFQAYKAPIAVLLALAMALGTVAYRRITVALFPEVTFPKVKVIADNGLVPVDRMMVTVTKPMEDAMKRVPGLKLLRSTTSRGSCEISAFLDWNVDVAKSQSLIESRLNQIRADLPPTAQISVERMNPAILPVMGYTLEAPGKSALELRKLALFTIKPFLSQVEGVSSVQIQGGRTKEYQVQLLPDQLAALGLGPDDVSKALGATNFVQSNGYLSDYRRLYLTVTDATITQKEDLENLVLRNDGRRIVRLADVATVGLGEQQEYTRINANGHDAVLISILRQPDANVVLVSDGVRAKVAALRAGLPRGVRLAPYYDQADFVAEVVRSVQDALWIGLALALVVTALFLRSWKATLTILGAIPVALALTIAVLYFGLGYSFNIMTLGAIAAAIGLMIDDAVVMVEQLHRVREDHPDESAGEVVRRSVGHLLPALVGSSLSTIVIFLPFALLGGVAGAYFKVLATTMVVALVCSFLVAWLGLPVIYLLLSRGPKQDKAEAPDTIDVDDANNQVGGDGSAALPKADSNHHEIPWVRAVIRHPAYSVIGILVLVGSMVLIIPRLATGFLPDMDEGAIVLDYHSPAGTSLEETDRMLRQAEKLIVKVPEVASYSRRTGTQMGFFITEPNSGDYLIRLKTDRQRSTEDVIADIREKIEATQPALEIDFGQVIGDMLGDLMSTVQPIEIKVFGPDATKRYALANQVTAVVEKVQGTADVFNGIVRMGPSVDVRPDPRRLAQYGLTATDFQTQLQTQLAGTTAGAVLEGEQLLNIRMRYPGAAQANLAQMQAEPVFLPNGQRRRLDELATVRITPSEAELERENLQAMTAVTARLDNRDLGSAMAEIKQKLERDVPLPPGYFIQYGGSYAEQQQSFQELLTILGTACLLVFAVGLFLFRDLKAAGLILLVAVLGPAGGSLALFLTHTPLNVGSYTGLIMVVGIIGENAIFTFQQFNEARAEAPVEQAIGYAIAARLRPKLMTALSAIAALLPLALGIGAGAQLHQPLAIAVIGGLLLALPLLLVVLPSLLRLAYKGQPMPAPAA
- a CDS encoding TolC family protein, coding for MRRLSCLLSVFLLLALKAAVPAWAQQPAAPPVLNAPPIYTPSAALTSPRRLADFLQAARQNSPLLRENINQVGQNRIDSLVRARQNGVQVGGIGSALYYPSITNSQGESVLGYDNAISNGGNYAAIAQATKPILNRFQLQTDYQILASQGQVLRNTGRLSALDLRRSITDQFLTAYAAETQLSFSRSLLTQLREQDKMLRQLVNGGIFKQTQYLSFYLSVRTQEVTVEQDRLAYRRELGTLRALAGVADTALVTLEAPTPPSHRPLAGLLAPAQRQYTLDSLRLRLDRQAIDATYRPKVSAVLDAGLQSSSYLPVALAHSVGIGGGLQLTLPIFDGHQRQLQYQRLDLSEQSRRGYRQFLTVQRQQQYEQLEGLIRASDALLARIREQLRVADALVGAARQQLATGDVAILDYLNLVTSYRTLQFSLTQAQTEQLRSRFALDYLAEQ
- a CDS encoding response regulator transcription factor: MKILIVEDEAPLRSTLLEFLRHEGYVCEVAETYQQAHEKIKLYQYDCVLVDLTLPDGSGLNLVRTLKADKSVAGVLIISARGSLDDKVQGLELGADDYLPKPFHLAELNARLRSIIRRRQFQGQRHIVFRDLTIFPDQTLVLVKEKPLTLTRREYDLLLFLLANPNRVLTKEAIAEHIWGDDADMADSFDFIYSHFKNLRKKLQEHGADNYIRTIYGLGYKLETA
- a CDS encoding phosphatase PAP2 family protein, translated to MKTLAIRLLLALSVGTTSYTSIYAQVAPSPADTTRKYENPGGMPAAVKQPFLKSKLFKAVAIPAVLITYGAITAQGDAGINRSAREFTQRQFRPVNTMIDNTVIFLPYLELGAVALAGVESRNDRINTLLIIAKGEAIMLASTFAVKYLAHETRPNGQDNLSFPSGHTAQAFLAASIVHTEFRDKSQWYGVGAYTIATSVAALRMINDKHWQSDVVAGAGFGILSAHLAYLSHRNRWGRKSIGRDVSMTPAYFGSGASGVSLSWRPTR
- a CDS encoding HlyD family efflux transporter periplasmic adaptor subunit, with amino-acid sequence MTFLNRLFFLLALTSLAACGAKDPAAADEAAAPADGEEEAAVKPRALVTVGSIQTDTLTDVLRLSAVSAYAAKDALRATTTGYMLAPTPVVGQQVRAGQTVFTIQTKESKTLHLDKLTGDPRLKFSGIIPIKSARAGILATVDKLAGDYVQDGEQLGLTYDKSRFGFILDVPVTQLRYVHTGQTCRILLPDGRVLPGRVAEVLATADVSIQTQRYTIRPTGPVPDLPENLAVQVELDKTAPHLARTLPRGAVLTDETQTEFWVMKLLNDSTAVKVPVTVGAQEKDHIEIKQPAFSPKDRILLSGNFGLDDTAAVKVTRPVAAEKE